The window AATAAATATTCGTCTTATATTTTCTTTGGTTAGATTTTCCACGGCATTTTCATTGTTTACAATTACGGCTATTCCATCTATTGCTATAGCTGTACTTTTAAGTTCAGCACTTTCACTATCTTTTAATTCTCTTGAAGCCATTCCTATATCTGCAGTTCCATCTATTGCAGCTTTCATACCTGAAGATGAGTCGCTTTGTTGTATTTCTATTTCCCCATTGGGGTTTATCTCTAAATACACTTCTCTAAGTTTTTCCATCAGTGGAGTAACTGAAGAAGAACCTGCCACTACTATTTTACCTGAAGGTTTGTTCCCACTATATGGACTTGTATTTTCTTCTATTGCTATATACTTGTTATTTTGTACTACTTCCTGCCCTTCACTACTCATTATGAAGTTTATAAAATCTTTAGCCAATTCACTTAGATTATCTTTTGTTGCAATATTAAAGGGTCTTGCAATTTTATAGCTTCCATTTTTAATATTTTCTACAGTTGGTGCTATTCCATCAATATTTATGGCCTTTACTGTATCATTTAAAGAACCTGTAGATACATAGCCTATAGCATATTCATTTCCTGCAACAGTAGTTAAAACGGTATCTGTTTTCATTTGTGTAATTGCTTCTTTTGTAGTCTTATCAATTTTTGTACCATCTTGAGCTTTTTCTTCTATTTCAAAAAGCTCTACAAACGCTCCTCTTGTACCTGAGCCCTCTTCTCTTGTCACTGCTACAATCTCATTTTCCAAATCAAACGCTCCATTATCTTTGCTTACATCTTTAGCTTTATTTTCTCCTGTAC is drawn from Sporanaerobacter acetigenes DSM 13106 and contains these coding sequences:
- a CDS encoding substrate-binding domain-containing protein; translation: MKKLISLVMLIIMVVGLLSGCTGENKAKDVSKDNGAFDLENEIVAVTREEGSGTRGAFVELFEIEEKAQDGTKIDKTTKEAITQMKTDTVLTTVAGNEYAIGYVSTGSLNDTVKAINIDGIAPTVENIKNGSYKIARPFNIATKDNLSELAKDFINFIMSSEGQEVVQNNKYIAIEENTSPYSGNKPSGKIVVAGSSSVTPLMEKLREVYLEINPNGEIEIQQSDSSSGMKAAIDGTADIGMASRELKDSESAELKSTAIAIDGIAVIVNNENAVENLTKENIRRIFIGEITKWSEINK